actgcagaggaggagaaggccCAATCTGGGTATCAAGGGAAAATATCCCCAAAGAACAAGATATCCCAAATTGTGCATGTGGTGCCAAAAGAGTATTTGAATTCCAGGTATGTAAATTCATTTAAAGGTAATGCAGGTAATATAGTTCAGGCTTAACGGGTCTAATTGTGTAGGCATTGACTTATGCTTAGAGCAAAGGAGTTGAAGTTGGTACTAAATAATGATGCCAATTTGTACAGAGCCCGTATTTACTATTGCAATTACTTTTCCATATAGgattttccaatttaaaaagtgtgtttccatagagagagagagtaaaGAGCGGTTGTGGGCTACCTCTaacccctttttttcccctgaagattATGCCACAGATCCTGAACCACCTCCAGGTTGACAGCCTTGGAGAGAGCATTGACTGGGGAACGCTGGTGGTGTACACGTGTGCTGAGAACTGCGGGGATGAAAACGAGTACGTTGAGGAGTTCATATGGAAACAAGACTTCTCCACATCCTCTATTAAATTTCCATCAAGTTCCTAAGTTGCATCTAAATGTTATGTTTTCCTTGTTTAGTGCATCTGTGCATTTTGCAAGTAGGTAACTGAACTAACATCAGTGACACCTGTCTATCCTGTAACAATACAACTACTAGGAGACTGTGACAGCCTCTTTATGGTGCTCCAGAGGAGCAACTTCAACAAGCCAGATGCAATTATTAATTGAATTTTGGTTCAAATCTCAGTTCTGAATGTTTAAATAAAGCTGAGATGTTTTTGGACTGGTAAGCGTCTTTTGTTGGTGGCTGAACTTTAAGAACTTAAGATGATTGTCTGCCAGGGTTTTCTTTGGGCTTCTCAAAAATGAattcacagagaaaagcagactgCAGTAAGATGCTCCGCAGGCATACAGCAGTCATAGCGAAGGTGAAACTGCTCAACCACTCAACGTGCAGCCTAAAGCAACAGTTGCTACACATCGTAATTCTTGGTAATTCAGTTTGACTTAAAAACATTAGCAGAATGCAGAAATAGTTCAACTCTGTCTGATGCAGAAGCAGCTTAGATGTATTCTGGGATGGCTGGCTTTGCCTGTCTGCTACCTACTGTTTGTGGTGGCTGATTCTCACTCTGAACCGTACCTTAGCACTGCTGCCTTGGTTGAGGCTTAAAACAAGTGCCTCCTGTGGGAATTATTCGGGTATGTGACTGCTGTATAGCTGAGGcaagagaagaacaaaatggTAATGTTTAAGTTACCATAGTGGTTGCTTAACTACCCCTGTGGCTAAGAGCTACACTTCCAGGAAAGATCAGGAAAAAGCATGGATGGTGACAGAGTTTGCTCAAGAGCAATCAATCAGGAACATTGGCCAGCTTACGGTGCAGCACTGACGGTGATGCAGTTCTTGGGTGGCTTGCACTTACCTTGGCAAAGCTACGTTGCTTAACACTGGCTTCCTGATAGTATCAAGAAGACTAGGGATAAAGTAAGTCCACTTCAGACTTGCAAACAGTATGGCAGCAAAACCAGCCATCATTTCATCTTCTATGAAACGAAACATCAGTTTCGTTAAGTAAAGAGACTGTGGTTACATTGGGGTTAGTTTTAGGTAAAAGCTGTTTGAAAGAATGTGCAAGTCATAGAAAGGTTATTACTGGAAAtgtactggagaaaaaaagtttatttttagttctcaGCCCATTAAGCTTCAAGCACAGTTCAAAGGGAAGATTATGTACATGCTGACTCTAGTCGGAAGGGCTTTGACATTTTACAGGAACACTAATATAGTGAGACTGGCGTAGTTggtaaaatacaaaagtaatttaaagaaagCCTAGAAGCTAAGCAAGAATCTTTTGTTCCAATTCACTCAAGTGTAGTTATTTAAGACTTGCATAAATCCCATCTGTTGAATGTGAAGCAACACATACTTGAACACAAACTTCTTTAACCAATCACCCCGTTTTAACATACTAGAAATATTCAAGCTAAATGGTGCCAAGGACATGGCTACCGGTAAGCAAGCCAGAGTACTGTTAAGATTCTCCTCAAACTGACAAGTCAGTTACAGTAGTGTATGTGCTTTTTATaaatccagattaaaaaaaaagtttaatacaTTTCACTCTACCAGctgcataattttaaaattcagtaagACAGTTCCCGTAATTGTATAAACAGGGTTTATTGTACATGTGGAGCtgaaggaggaaagaggaggaatatatatatattatatatatatgtacagtGAGccattttcattaataaatttattctgtCTTGCTTAATACTGGAAAGAGGGAATGTGTCtggcacaaaaaaaattaaaattgaaaaaatttaaaagcttaagttcttaaaattataaaaaccATGGTCttatggaagaaaattaaaacatatatacatgGCAACTTAAGTGGTTTATACACTGAGTGACACAGTTGCAGTTGTCTCTTAAACCAATTTATGGATTTTCTATTAATAGAACTGgcattaaaactatttaaaagctagaatataaataaaacttgaagAGACTGCTCCAGGAACAGCCCAGTAAAGCAACTCACAGTAACTCAGTAGACGTAATCAATATAATTCCCCTTGAGCATCGGGGAAGTAGGCACTAACTGGGAAATAGTCCAAGTCCTGGTGTTGCAGTTTCACTGAAGTCCATCTTGTTACTGCTGTGCCATATGcaatgccttttaaaatgtacCCCCAATTTCTCTGAAACTTGTAGAAACTGTTACGTTGTCTTTCTGAAACCCTTTAAAATAGGATAGATGTTTTCAAATGCTTCATAGATTTCTGCTCGAACTTTAGCGCctagaaaaagagagggaacTAAGTCAGTTTGTGCCTTTCTCCAGcattaaatacttcattttagCTTTTAGAATGTTTATCTGAATGCAGCTTTATGTATGTGATCCCTATTTTtacatctattttttaaaaacacatttcatataAAGCATACTTTAGAATAAACAGTGAAAAAgctgataaatgaaaaaaaaaaaaaacaaaaaactttctgGACTTTATTAGCCTCTTTGCACTTAATGCTATACTCACAAATGAGATTCTCCTAGGCAATTTCTGAGGAGACCCAACTACAAAGCACAGCCAACGGGGTGTTTCCGCAAAAAGGCCTAACCAGCAGTGTTTTCTTCAAGAGGGCGCAAACCCATGAGGAAGCAAGGTCTGGAAATGGAGGGTGTTGCAGAAGCCTACCACCTGCTATGGTGAAGGGGCACTCTCTTCCTTTCATTGGCGAGCTGCATTTTTCCCTACACAGTAAGGCTCAGCACAACAGGAAAAGGCAGGGTGCAGGTGGAGTGCCTGAGGTGAAGGAGGTCCTCGAGCTGGGCCACCTCCCCTTCCCGGGCTGCTGTGCCAAAGGAAGatggcagcagcccccagccaagCTGCTATAAAGCAGTCAGCTCAGTCACGCACCTAGCGCACAAAAGCAGGCTTTCAGATTTTCCTAGGCACATTACCTATGCTCTCAACGGCTTTTTTGGGGCACGTGCAGTCCCAATAAGGATTCATGATCACTGCTTATATGGCTTTAGCCAAGTACACGTGGCTTGCTTTGTGGGATCTCCTCCGCAGAGTGCTGTACTAGCTGTTCTTTCCCAGTACTGTCAGCTTTAAAGGAAAGCACCTAGCAAGTTGCAGACTTCTGATATCATTGTTTGTAATACAGTCTAAATCCAACCTACTGGAATAAAATACTGCCTTGACTTACCAGTTAAAACCActtttccagaaacaaaaataagcagaaCAATTCTTGGCTTGATCATTCTGTAGATTAAGCCTGGAAACAATTCTGGCTCGTagctggaagagaagagagTCACAGGGTTTCAACGTGCTTGTGGACATGTCCCAGCCTTTCATCTGCAGGACTGTTAGAAGTGGACAGAGCAGGGGCAGACTGCACTGAAACTGGGAGAGAGCAGCAAAGGCTATCATTTTGATGGGCTGATGCTGGGCTACATCAGCTACACCGGAGGCAGAGCAGTGACAGGAACAGAGGTCTAGGTTCCTCTCTGGTGTGAGGAAACGATCTAAACACATGCCAAATTAAGCTAGCTGGTATGCAGCAAGAATGAAACATAGGCAAGCTTTTATTTACCTGCTGAACTGCTGGTGTGTGAGTACCAGTCCTTCTAATCTGATAGGAAATTTCACATCACAGCTGCCCACCatgttctgaattttaaaatccaaaaatTTTGCAGGAAAACCCAGTTTCTGAACAACTCTTGCGTACTTCCTTGCTGCCAGTCTGGATTGTTCTTCactgaagggagaaaaacatagctgttttatttcctcagtCAAGTATTACTTGAATCAAATAGCGTTAGACCACAAATAtttatctggagaaaaaaatgtggtgtgCGTTGGGATGGGAAGGGGAGTCACATGCAAAATTTTTGCATCTAAAATTAACAACTAACTCTAGTTTTTACGCTTAGTTTTGGTACTATAGTCCTGAACACGACTGGCACTGTATTCACTGTTTATAAAGCAGcaaacacaaagctgaaaagCCACGTATTTCACAGActtcatatatatgtacatgagTCCCTCCAGTAAGATGTGAAAACTTGGAATTACTACTGCTACAAAATGCTATTCCTATAAAAATCTGTAAACTGCCCAAATTACCTGCTTGATTCAGCCCAGGCACCCAGACCTGGGTTTAACACAACTGCATGGCCTTACTTGCTATTGCAGACTCAGTTTGCTTCACTTTTGTGAAGTTTTCAGTTGCTCCTAATGCAGAGTAAGAAACCTGGAATTTCAAGCATCCCCAGGCAGAGAAAGTGTTTCCTGTGGGGCTCTATTCACTCATCTCTGCCCATTAGCTTATTCCTTCTGGATTCCTAAAGGACTTCTTCAGAGCAGAATTTCTCTTCTGCCCACTGGAGTTAAGCTTATGTTTAGTTTCCAATTCTCATGCTTCAATGATCACATTAAGAACAGATCAGACTACAGGGACTGGAGACTTCGAGCTCTTGGCCTGTGATGAATGAAACTATTCAAATACCCCATCACTCTTACCCTGCCACTGCCCCTACAGTTTAAATGGTTTTAGTGCAGTCTTTGAAATTCTTAAattatcagggaaaaaaatagatgactgcaaagccaaaaaaaagtgaataatgaTCTCCTCAGCCAGTTTATCGGACTGTATGAAAGAGCTTCAGAAACACAACTCTCATTTCCTCTTTAGCAAGGAAGTCCTTTCAGttacaaaaagacattttgcaaAGAACATAAACGTTTGtctatttgaaattatttgggAAGCAAGCTTAACTGGATCTGTCTGACTTTATATAAATACTGTATTCAAACATCGGTATTCTTAAAGCATCGTGGtttcaaaggaaaagacagCTTTAATTAGTTTGCTTGTAACAGCTAAACATACCTTTTTGCTCCTGTGCACACcatttttccagagctgaatATAAGTGCAGTAGTACGTGGTTCTCTTATTCTCATGATCACAGCAGCAAAACGCTGAAATGTGAGTGTTGAGACTGTCAGTGACGCACCACTGTGATCATCACACCAAGCCCAGGTTTGCATAACATAAGCCATTGCAAAGAAATACTAAATTCAAATATACTTGCAGATCACTCATGATTCAAGCATTTTGAGTAAATTTTAAGTAGCTTCCCACACATGCAGAGGTGGAGTCAaagaggaaggattttttttctgttgcaatcCTGTTTTATTAAGATCATCTTTCATTACTAAGCATGTGACAGAAAAATACCACTAGCATTTGCGACAGATTGAAAGAGACAATCTTAACACCAAGTCTTCCTCCATGTCTTGAAACTTGATCTGTTATAAGCAGGATGGAAGactaagcaaatattttatgatccattttgtttctttacctTAAAAAGTTGGACACCGTTGTATTACTGTCAAACAACGGCCGAAAAGTCAGAAGCCATGGTCTGTGTAAGAAGTCACCTCGACCACCAACCACAGTGCAACACACCAGCACGCTCAGCTCTAGCTTTGTATTTTACGTACTGTAACATCTCCACCTGCATTTACAAATATTCTTAAACTCTGAAGCAAAAGATAGTGTTAAACTGATCCGGGCATCAGGCACAAGCCCTGCTGTTTGTTTGGCACACGTAACCTGGACCAATTCGCCCTGCAGTCCCATAAATGCTCTGCTGACATAGCCAAGGCAGAAGCGTGGGTTACCTAACAACACGTTTGACAAACCGTGGCTTAGATAACACAGCCAAGCAACATCTTTTTGTTGTAGATGAACGCACTGACTAAAAGTCAGGAGTGTATTACATAAccctcctttctctctgctgtggTAAACAGCGTTTCCATATTGATCACTCTAGCCCACGAGCTTACACAGACACCTACCCTACCTTCAGAGTATGCTCAAATTTTTGCCTCGCTAGCATCTTACTCGCATGCAATCGTGTAACAGCATCACTGGTACAAACTTATGGtaacaattatttattatattggCCTGCATGCACGCTTCAACTGAGCAGAGTTCAGGCAAACCATAGCAAAATCCCACCTCCTAAACCAAAATAAACTAACACATCCCGAGAAAACCGAACTCTTCCCAAGGCGAGCCAATTCAATTACACAACATCCACACCTCTATTAGACATAGCGTCCAACTACCGTGGTTGCAAAGATAACATTTCCAAGTGGAGAcacccagaagaaaaatgaaacaacttcattttcttgattTGCTGCTCCAGGGCCTCTGCTGTTGCTCAAAGCTCCCCAAATTTACAAAGTCCCATGGCTTAAGTCACTGCTGTTCCAACCTGCTAGTCAGAAGCAGTGGTCAGCTTGGAAGtagacatgaaaaaataaaaaattgccaTTCCACCAAACCTAGCCATCAGGAGCAAGGAGATGGTAGCAGTACTGGGGGacaacatgaaagaaaagagagctGGTGGGGGGAGTGAGATGATAAAATAACCAGTAACTGCACTGCTGCCACAGCAATTTCCAGGGGAGCAGCTGGATGGAGGAAGCCACGGCGCACACAGAACCACCGTGGCTCTGGCAGGAGCCCAGAAATTGAATTCTTCCTTCCGTTCTCCTTATTGGGAGACAGGGAACAAACTTCAGCATCAGACATTTTGTGGCAACAGAAAAAAGGAACTTTCTGAGCACAAGCAACAAACATGCCCACACGAACAGGAGCTCAGGACAGCTccacaacaaaaaactttgcCAGTGTATTACACTGTTAGTTAGTTTCTTCCTAAACACGCTGATCTTTCCACATCTACTAAATTACAACCTCATGTAAAACATAGCTACATCAGCATAACAACATTTCTTactgatttaaaacagaaatcttcaagaaacctagacgattctgttAACTCTTGAATAAATCTGCATATatatgaagaattttttttttcgtttgaGCTATTACAACAAAGTATGCCCCAAACCTGTGCTTCTGACATACCTGTTACTGGGTAAGTTCTAACCCACTGCTCTTACCTTGGGATTATACTCAGCATTTCGGGCACGAAGCGCAATGGTTTTTAGGTCAAGCTTGCAGCCAAGATTCACCGTGGACACAATATTCCTGAAGATAGTTCacagaaatacaattaaaaagtaaattaaagaaTGCATGCATCTTACACATTTTA
The nucleotide sequence above comes from Aythya fuligula isolate bAytFul2 chromosome 3, bAytFul2.pri, whole genome shotgun sequence. Encoded proteins:
- the TBP gene encoding TATA-box-binding protein, encoding MDQNNSLPPYAQGLASPQGAMTPGIPIFSPMMPYGTGLTPQPVQSTNSLSILEEQQRQQQQQQAAQQSTSQQATQGTSGQTPQLFHSQTLTTAPLPGTTPLYPSPMTPMTPITPATPASESSGIVPQLQNIVSTVNLGCKLDLKTIALRARNAEYNPKRFAAVIMRIREPRTTALIFSSGKMVCTGAKSEEQSRLAARKYARVVQKLGFPAKFLDFKIQNMVGSCDVKFPIRLEGLVLTHQQFSSYEPELFPGLIYRMIKPRIVLLIFVSGKVVLTGAKVRAEIYEAFENIYPILKGFRKTT